A genomic window from Arvicola amphibius chromosome 5, mArvAmp1.2, whole genome shotgun sequence includes:
- the Dgkz gene encoding diacylglycerol kinase zeta isoform X7 encodes MEPRDPSPEARSSDSESASASSSDSERDAGPEPDKAPRRLTKRRFPGLRLFGHRKAITKSGLQHLAPPPPTPGAPRGESERQIRSTVDWSESAAYGEHIWFETNVSGDFCYVGEQYCVAKMLQKSVPRRKCAACKIVVHTPCIEQLEKINFRCKPSFRESGSRNVREPTFVRHHWVHRRRQDGKCRHCGKGFQQKFTFHSKEIVAISCSWCKQAYHSKVSCFMLQQIEEPCSLGVHAAVVIPPTWILRARRPQNTLKASKKKKRASFKRRSSKKGPEEGRWRPFIIRPTPSPLMKPLLVFVNPKSGGNQGAKIIQSFLWYLNPRQVFDLSQGGPKEALEMYRKVHNLRILACGGDGTVGWILSTLDQLRLKPPPPVAILPLGTGNDLARTLNWGGGYTDEPVSKILSHVEEGNVVQLDRWDLQAEPNPEAGPEERDDGATDQLPLDVFNNYFSLGFDAHVTLEFHESREANPEKFNSRFRNKMFYAGTAFSDFLMGSSKDLAKHIRVVCDGIDLTPKIQDLKPQCIVFLNIPRYCAGTMPWGHPGEHHDFEPQRHDDGYLEVIGFTMTSLAALQVGGHGERLTQCREVLLTTAKAIPVQVDGEPCKLVASRIRIALRNQATMVQKAKRRSAAPLHSDQQPVPEQLRIQVSRVSMHDYEALHYDKEQLKEASVPLGTVVVPGDSDLELCRAHIERLQQEPDGAGAKSPTCHQLSSKWCFLDATTASRFYRIDRAQEHLNYVTEIAQDEIYILDPELLGASARPDLPTPTSPLPASPCSPISRSLQGDAAPPQGEELIEAAKRNDFCKLQELHRAGGDLMHRDQQSRTLLHHAVSTGSKEVVRYLLDHAPPEILDAVEENGETCLHQAAALGQRTICHYIVEAGASLMKTDQQGDTPRQRAEKAQDTELAAYLENRQHYQMIQREDQETAV; translated from the exons ATGGAGCCGCGGGACCCCAGCCCCGAGGCCCGGAGCAGCGACTCGGAGTCGGCCTCCGCCTCGTCCAGCGACTCCGAGCGCGACGCGGGTCCCGAGCCGGACAAGGCGCCGCGGCGCCTGACCAAGCGGCGCTTCCCGGGGCTGCGGCTCTTTGGGCACAG GAAAGCTATCACCAAGTCAGGCCTCCAGCACCTGGCACCCCCTCCTCCCACGCCTGGGGCCCCGCGTGGTGAATCTGAGCGGCAGATCCGGAGCACTGTGGACTGGAGC GAGTCAGCAGCATATGGGGAGCATATCTGGTTTGAGACCAACGTGTCCGGTGACTTCTGCTATGTCGGGGAGCAGTACTGCGTAGCTAAGATGCTG CAGAAGTCAGTGCCCAGAAGAAAGTGTGCAGCCTGTAAGATTGTGGTGCACACCCCATGCATTGAACAGCTGGAGAAG ATCAATTTTCGCTGTAAGCCATCCTTCCGTGAATCGGGCTCCAGAAATGTCCGTGAG cCAACCTTCGTCAGACACCACTGGGTACACAGGCGACGCCAGGATGGCAAGTGTCGGCATTGTGGAAAG GGCTTCCAGCAGAAGTTTACCTTCCACAGCAAGGAGATTGTAGCCATCAGTTGCTCCTGGTGCAAGCAGGCG TACCACAGCAAGGTGTCCTGCTTCATGCTGCAGCAGATTGAGGAGCCCTGCTCCCTGGGGGTGCATGCAGCTGTGGTCATCCCACCCACCTGGATCCTACGGGCCCGGAGGCCCCAA AATACCCTCAAGGccagcaagaagaaaaagagagcatCCTTCAAGAGGAGATCTAGCAAGAAAGGACCCGAG GAAGGCCGCTGGAGACCCTTCATCATCAGGCCTACCCCATCCCCCCTCATGAAGCCCCTCCTGGTGTTTGTGAACCCTAAGAGTGGGGGCAACCAG GGCGCTAAGATCATCCAGTCTTTCCTGTGGTATCTGAATCCTCGACAAGTCTTTGACCTGAGCCAGGGGGGACCCAAGGAGGC GCTGGAAATGTACCGCAAAGTGCATAATTTGAGGATTCTGGCTTGCGGGGGTGACGGCACG GTTGGCTGGATTCTGTCCACCCTGGACCAGCTGCGTTTAAAGCCACCGCCCCCTGTGGCCATCTTGCCCCTGGGTACTGGCAATGACCTGGCCCGCACCCTCAATTGGGGTGGG GGTTACACAGATGAGCCTGTGTCAAAGATCCTTTCCCATGTAGAGGAGGGGAATGTGGTACAGCTGGACCGCTGGGACCTCCAAGCAGAGCCCAACCCTGAGGCAGGCCCTGAGGAGCGAGATGATGGGGCCACTGACCAG CTGCCCCTGGATGTCTTCAACAACTACTTCAGTCTGGGCTTTGATGCTCACGTCACCCTGGAGTTCCATGAGTCCCGAG AAGCCAACCCAGAGAAGTTCAACAGCCGCTTTCGGAATAAGATGTTCTACGCTGGG ACGGCTTTCTCTGACTTCCTGATGGGCAGCTCCAAGGACTTAGCCAAGCATATACGCGTGGTG TGTGATGGAATAGACCTGACCCCCAAGATCCAGGACCTGAAACCCCAGTGCATCGTTTTTCTGAACATCCCCAG GTACTGTGCAGGCACCATGCCCTGGGGCCACCCTGGGGAGCACCATGACTTTGAGCCCCAGCGGCATGATGATGGCTACCTCGAGGTCATCGGCTTCACCATGACATCCTTG GCAGCGCTGCAGGTGGGTGGGCACGGAGAGCGGCTGACCCAGTGCCGAGAAGTGCTGCTCACCACGGCCAAGGCCATCCCTGTGCAGGTGGACGGTGAGCCCTGCAAGCTTGTGGCATCACGTATTCGAATCGCCCTGCGCAACCAGGCCACCATGGTGCAGAAGGCCAAGCGCCGGAGTGCTGCCCCGCTGCACAGCGA TCAGCAGCCAGTCCCCGAGCAGCTGAGGATCCAGGTGAGCAGGGTCAGCATGCATGACTATGAGGCTCTGCATTATGACAAGGAGCAGCTCAAGGAGGCCT CTGTGCCTCTGGGCACTGTGGTGGTCCCTGGGGACAGCGACCTGGAGCTGTGCCGTGCCCACATCGAGAGACTCCAGCAG GAGCCCGATGGCGCTGGAGCCAAGTCCCCGACATGCCACCAACTATCATCTAAGTGGTGTTTCTTGGATG CTACCACTGCCAGCCGCTTCTACAGGATCGACAGGGCCCAG GAGCACCTCAACTATGTGACGGAGATTGCCCAGGACGAGATTTATATCCTAGACCCTGAGCTGCTGGGGGCATCAGCACGGCCTGacctccccacccctacctccccgCTCCCTGCCTCCCCCTGCTCCCCCATATCCCG GTCACTGCAGGGGGATGCTGCACCACCTCAAG GTGAAGAGCTGATTGAAGCTGCCAAGAGGAATGACTTCTGCAAG CTCCAGGAGCTACACCGAGCAGGAGGTGACCTCATGCACCGGGACCAGCAGAGCCGCACACTCTTGCACCACGCAGTCAGCACTGGCAGTAAGGAAGTGGTCCGCTATCTGCTGGACCATG CGCCGCCAGAGATCCTTGATGCTGTAGAGGAGAA TGGGGAGACCTGTCTCCACCAGGCAGCTGCCCTGGGCCAGCGCACCATCTGCCACTACATCGTGGAAGCTGGGGCCTCCCTCATGAAGACAGACCAGCAG GGCGACACTCCCCGGCAGCGAGCTGAGAAGGCTCAGGACACAGAGCTGGCCGCCTACCTGGAGAACAGACAGCACTACCAGATGATCCAGCGCGAGGACCAGGAGACGGCTGTGTAG
- the Dgkz gene encoding diacylglycerol kinase zeta isoform X8 translates to MEPRDPSPEARSSDSESASASSSDSERDAGPEPDKAPRRLTKRRFPGLRLFGHRKAITKSGLQHLAPPPPTPGAPRGESERQIRSTVDWSESAAYGEHIWFETNVSGDFCYVGEQYCVAKMLKSVPRRKCAACKIVVHTPCIEQLEKINFRCKPSFRESGSRNVREPTFVRHHWVHRRRQDGKCRHCGKGFQQKFTFHSKEIVAISCSWCKQAYHSKVSCFMLQQIEEPCSLGVHAAVVIPPTWILRARRPQNTLKASKKKKRASFKRRSSKKGPEEGRWRPFIIRPTPSPLMKPLLVFVNPKSGGNQGAKIIQSFLWYLNPRQVFDLSQGGPKEALEMYRKVHNLRILACGGDGTVGWILSTLDQLRLKPPPPVAILPLGTGNDLARTLNWGGGYTDEPVSKILSHVEEGNVVQLDRWDLQAEPNPEAGPEERDDGATDQLPLDVFNNYFSLGFDAHVTLEFHESREANPEKFNSRFRNKMFYAGTAFSDFLMGSSKDLAKHIRVVCDGIDLTPKIQDLKPQCIVFLNIPRYCAGTMPWGHPGEHHDFEPQRHDDGYLEVIGFTMTSLAALQVGGHGERLTQCREVLLTTAKAIPVQVDGEPCKLVASRIRIALRNQATMVQKAKRRSAAPLHSDQQPVPEQLRIQVSRVSMHDYEALHYDKEQLKEASVPLGTVVVPGDSDLELCRAHIERLQQEPDGAGAKSPTCHQLSSKWCFLDATTASRFYRIDRAQEHLNYVTEIAQDEIYILDPELLGASARPDLPTPTSPLPASPCSPISRSLQGDAAPPQGEELIEAAKRNDFCKLQELHRAGGDLMHRDQQSRTLLHHAVSTGSKEVVRYLLDHAPPEILDAVEENGETCLHQAAALGQRTICHYIVEAGASLMKTDQQGDTPRQRAEKAQDTELAAYLENRQHYQMIQREDQETAV, encoded by the exons ATGGAGCCGCGGGACCCCAGCCCCGAGGCCCGGAGCAGCGACTCGGAGTCGGCCTCCGCCTCGTCCAGCGACTCCGAGCGCGACGCGGGTCCCGAGCCGGACAAGGCGCCGCGGCGCCTGACCAAGCGGCGCTTCCCGGGGCTGCGGCTCTTTGGGCACAG GAAAGCTATCACCAAGTCAGGCCTCCAGCACCTGGCACCCCCTCCTCCCACGCCTGGGGCCCCGCGTGGTGAATCTGAGCGGCAGATCCGGAGCACTGTGGACTGGAGC GAGTCAGCAGCATATGGGGAGCATATCTGGTTTGAGACCAACGTGTCCGGTGACTTCTGCTATGTCGGGGAGCAGTACTGCGTAGCTAAGATGCTG AAGTCAGTGCCCAGAAGAAAGTGTGCAGCCTGTAAGATTGTGGTGCACACCCCATGCATTGAACAGCTGGAGAAG ATCAATTTTCGCTGTAAGCCATCCTTCCGTGAATCGGGCTCCAGAAATGTCCGTGAG cCAACCTTCGTCAGACACCACTGGGTACACAGGCGACGCCAGGATGGCAAGTGTCGGCATTGTGGAAAG GGCTTCCAGCAGAAGTTTACCTTCCACAGCAAGGAGATTGTAGCCATCAGTTGCTCCTGGTGCAAGCAGGCG TACCACAGCAAGGTGTCCTGCTTCATGCTGCAGCAGATTGAGGAGCCCTGCTCCCTGGGGGTGCATGCAGCTGTGGTCATCCCACCCACCTGGATCCTACGGGCCCGGAGGCCCCAA AATACCCTCAAGGccagcaagaagaaaaagagagcatCCTTCAAGAGGAGATCTAGCAAGAAAGGACCCGAG GAAGGCCGCTGGAGACCCTTCATCATCAGGCCTACCCCATCCCCCCTCATGAAGCCCCTCCTGGTGTTTGTGAACCCTAAGAGTGGGGGCAACCAG GGCGCTAAGATCATCCAGTCTTTCCTGTGGTATCTGAATCCTCGACAAGTCTTTGACCTGAGCCAGGGGGGACCCAAGGAGGC GCTGGAAATGTACCGCAAAGTGCATAATTTGAGGATTCTGGCTTGCGGGGGTGACGGCACG GTTGGCTGGATTCTGTCCACCCTGGACCAGCTGCGTTTAAAGCCACCGCCCCCTGTGGCCATCTTGCCCCTGGGTACTGGCAATGACCTGGCCCGCACCCTCAATTGGGGTGGG GGTTACACAGATGAGCCTGTGTCAAAGATCCTTTCCCATGTAGAGGAGGGGAATGTGGTACAGCTGGACCGCTGGGACCTCCAAGCAGAGCCCAACCCTGAGGCAGGCCCTGAGGAGCGAGATGATGGGGCCACTGACCAG CTGCCCCTGGATGTCTTCAACAACTACTTCAGTCTGGGCTTTGATGCTCACGTCACCCTGGAGTTCCATGAGTCCCGAG AAGCCAACCCAGAGAAGTTCAACAGCCGCTTTCGGAATAAGATGTTCTACGCTGGG ACGGCTTTCTCTGACTTCCTGATGGGCAGCTCCAAGGACTTAGCCAAGCATATACGCGTGGTG TGTGATGGAATAGACCTGACCCCCAAGATCCAGGACCTGAAACCCCAGTGCATCGTTTTTCTGAACATCCCCAG GTACTGTGCAGGCACCATGCCCTGGGGCCACCCTGGGGAGCACCATGACTTTGAGCCCCAGCGGCATGATGATGGCTACCTCGAGGTCATCGGCTTCACCATGACATCCTTG GCAGCGCTGCAGGTGGGTGGGCACGGAGAGCGGCTGACCCAGTGCCGAGAAGTGCTGCTCACCACGGCCAAGGCCATCCCTGTGCAGGTGGACGGTGAGCCCTGCAAGCTTGTGGCATCACGTATTCGAATCGCCCTGCGCAACCAGGCCACCATGGTGCAGAAGGCCAAGCGCCGGAGTGCTGCCCCGCTGCACAGCGA TCAGCAGCCAGTCCCCGAGCAGCTGAGGATCCAGGTGAGCAGGGTCAGCATGCATGACTATGAGGCTCTGCATTATGACAAGGAGCAGCTCAAGGAGGCCT CTGTGCCTCTGGGCACTGTGGTGGTCCCTGGGGACAGCGACCTGGAGCTGTGCCGTGCCCACATCGAGAGACTCCAGCAG GAGCCCGATGGCGCTGGAGCCAAGTCCCCGACATGCCACCAACTATCATCTAAGTGGTGTTTCTTGGATG CTACCACTGCCAGCCGCTTCTACAGGATCGACAGGGCCCAG GAGCACCTCAACTATGTGACGGAGATTGCCCAGGACGAGATTTATATCCTAGACCCTGAGCTGCTGGGGGCATCAGCACGGCCTGacctccccacccctacctccccgCTCCCTGCCTCCCCCTGCTCCCCCATATCCCG GTCACTGCAGGGGGATGCTGCACCACCTCAAG GTGAAGAGCTGATTGAAGCTGCCAAGAGGAATGACTTCTGCAAG CTCCAGGAGCTACACCGAGCAGGAGGTGACCTCATGCACCGGGACCAGCAGAGCCGCACACTCTTGCACCACGCAGTCAGCACTGGCAGTAAGGAAGTGGTCCGCTATCTGCTGGACCATG CGCCGCCAGAGATCCTTGATGCTGTAGAGGAGAA TGGGGAGACCTGTCTCCACCAGGCAGCTGCCCTGGGCCAGCGCACCATCTGCCACTACATCGTGGAAGCTGGGGCCTCCCTCATGAAGACAGACCAGCAG GGCGACACTCCCCGGCAGCGAGCTGAGAAGGCTCAGGACACAGAGCTGGCCGCCTACCTGGAGAACAGACAGCACTACCAGATGATCCAGCGCGAGGACCAGGAGACGGCTGTGTAG
- the Dgkz gene encoding diacylglycerol kinase zeta isoform X4, with protein sequence MEPFFRRHFQQKAPGPGQRLQPSSGMGLPTGKARRRSPAGQASFSLAQRRRSSAQLQGCFPSCGVGTQGASHRRSSTAPPACNPRFMVDMVPIRQPATVGAQLLGAPLLLAGLVGMKEKDGAQEGDETAGASSDAKPGIGTPRPSSHQGTWPLLPIPRCLRRASSHLLPADVVYGHTLWGLHGHYRRLSQRWPSGQHPSVGGRSQRAPGTASGLMIPAHARPLSRRRQVALRRKSAGPQTWSTLLMKAITKSGLQHLAPPPPTPGAPRGESERQIRSTVDWSESAAYGEHIWFETNVSGDFCYVGEQYCVAKMLKSVPRRKCAACKIVVHTPCIEQLEKINFRCKPSFRESGSRNVREPTFVRHHWVHRRRQDGKCRHCGKGFQQKFTFHSKEIVAISCSWCKQAYHSKVSCFMLQQIEEPCSLGVHAAVVIPPTWILRARRPQNTLKASKKKKRASFKRRSSKKGPEEGRWRPFIIRPTPSPLMKPLLVFVNPKSGGNQGAKIIQSFLWYLNPRQVFDLSQGGPKEALEMYRKVHNLRILACGGDGTVGWILSTLDQLRLKPPPPVAILPLGTGNDLARTLNWGGGYTDEPVSKILSHVEEGNVVQLDRWDLQAEPNPEAGPEERDDGATDQLPLDVFNNYFSLGFDAHVTLEFHESREANPEKFNSRFRNKMFYAGTAFSDFLMGSSKDLAKHIRVVCDGIDLTPKIQDLKPQCIVFLNIPRYCAGTMPWGHPGEHHDFEPQRHDDGYLEVIGFTMTSLAALQVGGHGERLTQCREVLLTTAKAIPVQVDGEPCKLVASRIRIALRNQATMVQKAKRRSAAPLHSDQQPVPEQLRIQVSRVSMHDYEALHYDKEQLKEASVPLGTVVVPGDSDLELCRAHIERLQQEPDGAGAKSPTCHQLSSKWCFLDATTASRFYRIDRAQEHLNYVTEIAQDEIYILDPELLGASARPDLPTPTSPLPASPCSPISRSLQGDAAPPQGEELIEAAKRNDFCKLQELHRAGGDLMHRDQQSRTLLHHAVSTGSKEVVRYLLDHAPPEILDAVEENGETCLHQAAALGQRTICHYIVEAGASLMKTDQQGDTPRQRAEKAQDTELAAYLENRQHYQMIQREDQETAV encoded by the exons ATGGAGCCCTTCTTTAGGAGGCATTTCCAGCAGAAGGCACCAGGTCCTGGACAGAGGCTGCAGCCGTCCAGTGGTATGGGGCTGCCCACAGGCAAGGCTCGACGCCGCTCTCCTGCAGGGCAGGCCTCCTTCTCACTGGCCCAGAGGCGCCGCTCCAGTGCACAGCTCCAGGGCTGTTTCCCCAGCTGCGGGGTAGGCACCCAAGGTGCCAGCCACAGGCGCTCCAGCACTGCACCCCCTGCCTGCAATCCCCGCTTCATGGTGGATATGGTGCCCATCCGACAGCCTGCCACTGTTGGGGCCCAGCTTCTGGGTGCACCTCTGCTGTTGGCTGGGCTTGTGGGCATGAAGGAGAAGGATGGGGCCCAGGAGGGAGATGAGACAGCTGGGGCATCAAGTGATGCCAAACCGGGCATTGGGACACCAAGGCCCTCTTCGCACCAGGGCACCTGGCCATTGCTTCCCATACCCCGGTGCCTGCGCAGAGCTTCCTCCCACCTGCTCCCTGCTGACGTGGTGTATGGCCATACTCTTTGGGGCCTGCATGGGCACTATCGTCGCCTCAGCCAAAGGTGGCCCTCAGGCCAACACCCCAGTGTTGGGGGCCGAAGCCAAAGAGCCCCGGGCACTGCATCAGGCCTCATGATACCTGCCCATGCGCGCCCACTGTCACGCAGACGCCAGGTAGCTCTAAGGCGGAAGTCAGCTGGACCCCAGACCTGGAGCACCCTGCTTAT GAAAGCTATCACCAAGTCAGGCCTCCAGCACCTGGCACCCCCTCCTCCCACGCCTGGGGCCCCGCGTGGTGAATCTGAGCGGCAGATCCGGAGCACTGTGGACTGGAGC GAGTCAGCAGCATATGGGGAGCATATCTGGTTTGAGACCAACGTGTCCGGTGACTTCTGCTATGTCGGGGAGCAGTACTGCGTAGCTAAGATGCTG AAGTCAGTGCCCAGAAGAAAGTGTGCAGCCTGTAAGATTGTGGTGCACACCCCATGCATTGAACAGCTGGAGAAG ATCAATTTTCGCTGTAAGCCATCCTTCCGTGAATCGGGCTCCAGAAATGTCCGTGAG cCAACCTTCGTCAGACACCACTGGGTACACAGGCGACGCCAGGATGGCAAGTGTCGGCATTGTGGAAAG GGCTTCCAGCAGAAGTTTACCTTCCACAGCAAGGAGATTGTAGCCATCAGTTGCTCCTGGTGCAAGCAGGCG TACCACAGCAAGGTGTCCTGCTTCATGCTGCAGCAGATTGAGGAGCCCTGCTCCCTGGGGGTGCATGCAGCTGTGGTCATCCCACCCACCTGGATCCTACGGGCCCGGAGGCCCCAA AATACCCTCAAGGccagcaagaagaaaaagagagcatCCTTCAAGAGGAGATCTAGCAAGAAAGGACCCGAG GAAGGCCGCTGGAGACCCTTCATCATCAGGCCTACCCCATCCCCCCTCATGAAGCCCCTCCTGGTGTTTGTGAACCCTAAGAGTGGGGGCAACCAG GGCGCTAAGATCATCCAGTCTTTCCTGTGGTATCTGAATCCTCGACAAGTCTTTGACCTGAGCCAGGGGGGACCCAAGGAGGC GCTGGAAATGTACCGCAAAGTGCATAATTTGAGGATTCTGGCTTGCGGGGGTGACGGCACG GTTGGCTGGATTCTGTCCACCCTGGACCAGCTGCGTTTAAAGCCACCGCCCCCTGTGGCCATCTTGCCCCTGGGTACTGGCAATGACCTGGCCCGCACCCTCAATTGGGGTGGG GGTTACACAGATGAGCCTGTGTCAAAGATCCTTTCCCATGTAGAGGAGGGGAATGTGGTACAGCTGGACCGCTGGGACCTCCAAGCAGAGCCCAACCCTGAGGCAGGCCCTGAGGAGCGAGATGATGGGGCCACTGACCAG CTGCCCCTGGATGTCTTCAACAACTACTTCAGTCTGGGCTTTGATGCTCACGTCACCCTGGAGTTCCATGAGTCCCGAG AAGCCAACCCAGAGAAGTTCAACAGCCGCTTTCGGAATAAGATGTTCTACGCTGGG ACGGCTTTCTCTGACTTCCTGATGGGCAGCTCCAAGGACTTAGCCAAGCATATACGCGTGGTG TGTGATGGAATAGACCTGACCCCCAAGATCCAGGACCTGAAACCCCAGTGCATCGTTTTTCTGAACATCCCCAG GTACTGTGCAGGCACCATGCCCTGGGGCCACCCTGGGGAGCACCATGACTTTGAGCCCCAGCGGCATGATGATGGCTACCTCGAGGTCATCGGCTTCACCATGACATCCTTG GCAGCGCTGCAGGTGGGTGGGCACGGAGAGCGGCTGACCCAGTGCCGAGAAGTGCTGCTCACCACGGCCAAGGCCATCCCTGTGCAGGTGGACGGTGAGCCCTGCAAGCTTGTGGCATCACGTATTCGAATCGCCCTGCGCAACCAGGCCACCATGGTGCAGAAGGCCAAGCGCCGGAGTGCTGCCCCGCTGCACAGCGA TCAGCAGCCAGTCCCCGAGCAGCTGAGGATCCAGGTGAGCAGGGTCAGCATGCATGACTATGAGGCTCTGCATTATGACAAGGAGCAGCTCAAGGAGGCCT CTGTGCCTCTGGGCACTGTGGTGGTCCCTGGGGACAGCGACCTGGAGCTGTGCCGTGCCCACATCGAGAGACTCCAGCAG GAGCCCGATGGCGCTGGAGCCAAGTCCCCGACATGCCACCAACTATCATCTAAGTGGTGTTTCTTGGATG CTACCACTGCCAGCCGCTTCTACAGGATCGACAGGGCCCAG GAGCACCTCAACTATGTGACGGAGATTGCCCAGGACGAGATTTATATCCTAGACCCTGAGCTGCTGGGGGCATCAGCACGGCCTGacctccccacccctacctccccgCTCCCTGCCTCCCCCTGCTCCCCCATATCCCG GTCACTGCAGGGGGATGCTGCACCACCTCAAG GTGAAGAGCTGATTGAAGCTGCCAAGAGGAATGACTTCTGCAAG CTCCAGGAGCTACACCGAGCAGGAGGTGACCTCATGCACCGGGACCAGCAGAGCCGCACACTCTTGCACCACGCAGTCAGCACTGGCAGTAAGGAAGTGGTCCGCTATCTGCTGGACCATG CGCCGCCAGAGATCCTTGATGCTGTAGAGGAGAA TGGGGAGACCTGTCTCCACCAGGCAGCTGCCCTGGGCCAGCGCACCATCTGCCACTACATCGTGGAAGCTGGGGCCTCCCTCATGAAGACAGACCAGCAG GGCGACACTCCCCGGCAGCGAGCTGAGAAGGCTCAGGACACAGAGCTGGCCGCCTACCTGGAGAACAGACAGCACTACCAGATGATCCAGCGCGAGGACCAGGAGACGGCTGTGTAG